DNA from Arthrobacter sp. PvP023:
ACGATGTTCGCCACCTCGTCCAGGGTGTAGGCGCTGGTGGCCTCATCCTTGGGCTGGACCTTGAAGAGCCGCAGGATGGAGTTGGCGATCCCGTTGAGGGTCCAGATCACCGGCTTGAACACCCGTGCCACCATCACCAGCGGCGGGGCCAGGATGAGCGCGGCCCGGGTGGGAACGGAGAACGAGATGTTCTTGGGGACCATTTCGCCAATGACCACGTGCAGGAAGGTCACCAGCAGCAGCGCGGCCACGAAGGCGATGATGCCGATTGCTTCGCCGGAGAGGGAGGTCAGGCCCAGCGGGATTTCCAGCAGGTGGTGGATGGCTGGTTCGGAAACGTTCAGGATCACGAGCGAGCACACGGTGATGCCCAACTGGCTGGTGGCCAGCATCAGCGTGGCGTGCTCCATGGCCCACAGCGTGGTTTTCGCCGCCTTGCTGCCGGCCTCGGCCTTGGGCTCGATCTGCGACCGGCGGGCGGAGATGACCGCGAACTCGGCTCCCACGAAGAAGGCGTTGACCACCAGGAGCACCACCAGCCAGATGATGCCGGGAAGGTATTCACTCATGGGTCAGCTCCGAGGTGAGGGTGTCGATGATGCGGTCATGCGGGCTCTGGGGTGCTTCCTGTGATTCGTCCGGGGTGAAGCGGAGGCGCTCCACATGGGTGCCCACCACGCGTTCCACGCGCAGCGTTCCGCCGTCCACGGTGACTTCGTCGCCGAGCTC
Protein-coding regions in this window:
- a CDS encoding hemolysin family protein, which codes for MSEYLPGIIWLVVLLVVNAFFVGAEFAVISARRSQIEPKAEAGSKAAKTTLWAMEHATLMLATSQLGITVCSLVILNVSEPAIHHLLEIPLGLTSLSGEAIGIIAFVAALLLVTFLHVVIGEMVPKNISFSVPTRAALILAPPLVMVARVFKPVIWTLNGIANSILRLFKVQPKDEATSAYTLDEVANIVEQSTRDGMLTDTTGTLNAAFEFTAKTVADVEVPISEMVLLPASSTPADIQSAVARHGFSRYILTDDDGVPSGYLHLKDVMDLTSPEKFARPVPAKRIRRLASAFSGSDLEDALATMRRTGAHVARVFDAHGNTTGVLFLEDIIEELVGEVQDATSA